Proteins from a single region of Harpia harpyja isolate bHarHar1 chromosome 14, bHarHar1 primary haplotype, whole genome shotgun sequence:
- the CIAO2A gene encoding cytosolic iron-sulfur assembly component 2A isoform X2 produces MSLVLGLLSHTLSRVLWYSGLRRGCHAPRNQAMEQDKALEVYDIIRTIRDPEKPNTLEELEVVTESCVEVQEIGEDEYLVIIRFTPTVPHCSLATLIAGNLHI; encoded by the exons ATGTCGCTGGTGTTGGGGTTGCTGTCGCACACGTTGAGCAGGGTGCTGTGGTACTCCGGGCTGCGTAGGGGTTGCCATGCCCCCCGGAATCAAGCCATGGAGCAGGACAAGGCGCTCGAGGTTTACG ATATAATCCGTACTATCCGGGACCCAGAGAAACCTAATACTTTAGAAGAACTGGAAGTGGTAACGGAAAGCTGTGTTGAAGTGCAAGAGATAGGTGAAGATGAGTATCTTGTTATCATCAGGTTTACACCAACAGTACCTCATTGCTCTTTGGCTACTCTCATTG CTGGAAATCTACATATCTGA
- the CIAO2A gene encoding cytosolic iron-sulfur assembly component 2A isoform X1: MSLVLGLLSHTLSRVLWYSGLRRGCHAPRNQAMEQDKALEVYDIIRTIRDPEKPNTLEELEVVTESCVEVQEIGEDEYLVIIRFTPTVPHCSLATLIGLCLRIKLQRCLPFRHKLEIYISEGTHSTEEDINKQINDKERVAAAMENPNLREIVEQCVTEPD, translated from the exons ATGTCGCTGGTGTTGGGGTTGCTGTCGCACACGTTGAGCAGGGTGCTGTGGTACTCCGGGCTGCGTAGGGGTTGCCATGCCCCCCGGAATCAAGCCATGGAGCAGGACAAGGCGCTCGAGGTTTACG ATATAATCCGTACTATCCGGGACCCAGAGAAACCTAATACTTTAGAAGAACTGGAAGTGGTAACGGAAAGCTGTGTTGAAGTGCAAGAGATAGGTGAAGATGAGTATCTTGTTATCATCAGGTTTACACCAACAGTACCTCATTGCTCTTTGGCTACTCTCATTG GCCTTTGTTTAAGAATAAAACTTCagagatgtttgccttttagacATAAG CTGGAAATCTACATATCTGAAGGTACACATTCCACTGAAGAAGACA TCAACAAGCAAATCAATGACAAAGAGAGAGTAGCAGCTGCGATGGAAAATCCAAACTTGCGTGAAATTGTGGAGCAGTGTGTTACAGAGCCTGACTAA